The following are encoded together in the Magnetococcales bacterium genome:
- a CDS encoding response regulator has product MEPNIGIGSVVRSGLFTGSLKNDGVVEHHPIVVTVSRNFGCNGGKIAELLAERLSVNCYGHSMIDDLMNKTHTTKKLMSLMDEKLPRAIDSFLYSLLVKPEQSVTGYYKNIIKTILNIAKSGGVIVGRGARLILAHDPRVFRIHLEGSKDVCVRRVAEREGIDPNAAKRKIAEIEKERSRFLKGLFKRYPNTRTYYDLVLNTDRLDPVHAVEIIINAMEKMGYIDHLQSDAQPHRETVPECKSLPPLHLGLHLLVVEDEMEFFSLINGWLETWPGSGGKESGQSPPLHLTHAKSYKEAESCLDHNQYDLILLDLNLADSQGLEQTFGRINQKIHDTPIIVFTGMDDDQKAIQAVEQGAQDYLVKGQVNKKTLVRSIKHALSRYRIMKTYSKK; this is encoded by the coding sequence ATGGAACCCAATATCGGAATCGGCAGTGTGGTCAGGTCAGGGCTTTTCACCGGGAGCCTGAAAAATGATGGGGTGGTCGAGCATCATCCCATCGTGGTCACGGTTTCGCGGAATTTTGGTTGCAATGGAGGCAAGATCGCGGAATTGTTGGCGGAACGGCTGAGTGTGAACTGCTATGGCCATTCGATGATCGATGATTTGATGAATAAAACGCATACGACCAAAAAACTCATGTCGCTGATGGATGAAAAATTGCCCCGCGCCATCGACAGTTTTTTGTATTCGTTGCTCGTCAAACCCGAACAGTCCGTGACCGGTTATTACAAAAATATCATCAAGACCATTCTGAACATCGCCAAGAGTGGTGGCGTGATCGTGGGACGGGGAGCCCGGTTGATTCTGGCCCATGATCCCCGGGTGTTCCGGATCCATCTGGAAGGCTCCAAGGATGTGTGCGTCAGGCGGGTCGCGGAACGGGAGGGGATCGATCCCAACGCGGCCAAACGCAAGATCGCCGAAATCGAAAAGGAACGCTCCCGTTTTCTCAAGGGCTTGTTCAAACGTTATCCCAATACCCGCACCTATTATGACCTGGTGCTCAACACGGATCGTCTCGACCCGGTACACGCGGTGGAGATCATCATCAACGCCATGGAGAAAATGGGCTATATCGACCATCTCCAGTCCGATGCCCAACCCCATCGGGAGACGGTCCCCGAATGCAAGTCTTTGCCGCCTTTGCATTTGGGACTGCATCTGCTGGTGGTCGAAGACGAGATGGAGTTCTTTTCGTTGATCAACGGCTGGCTGGAAACCTGGCCTGGCTCCGGTGGCAAGGAGTCGGGACAATCTCCGCCATTGCATTTGACCCATGCGAAAAGTTACAAGGAGGCGGAGTCGTGTCTGGATCACAATCAATACGATTTGATTCTGCTCGATCTCAATCTGGCCGACAGCCAGGGTTTGGAACAGACCTTCGGACGGATCAACCAGAAAATTCATGACACCCCGATCATTGTTTTCACCGGCATGGATGATGACCAGAAGGCCATCCAGGCGGTGGAGCAGGGGGCGCAGGATTATCTGGTCAAAGGACAGGTGAACAAGAAAACTCTGGTGCGCTCCATCAAACACGCGCTCTCCAGGTACAGGATCATGAAAACGTATTCCAAGAAATAA
- a CDS encoding extracellular solute-binding protein, whose product MSSPSLNPGPNPGPNPGPNPGPNPDPNPVLQPAPESGLSRRQLLGAAGVLGAGALLRGAPFVHASEPPVLRVLGTHVTLREAIRKKAEEDLGFSIRFEPGGDALVQQKASARPQDFDLYEQWSNSIHILWRAGSIQPIEIERLHRWDEVNNLTKIGRLTPEARIGLGDAPHTLLYVQPNGRLGSTPGKGISFLPYVHNVDSFGYDSRVIPKGIAYETESWGWLLDDQWHGKVAVINEPTIGIFDLALAAESKGLMRFRDMGNMTEDEVDQLFELLIGLKRRGHFSGFWTSVPESASMLATGRAVVASMFSPAVADLNEQGIPAVYAAPKEGYRAWHGVMCLSSRTGGQRKEMAYDFMNWWLSGWPGAFVARQGYYISNPERSRPFMSPAEWDYWYEGKPAREDLTGPEGRISVRRGMVRNGGSYWQRFANVAVWNTVMDTYEYSLPRWHEFLLS is encoded by the coding sequence ATGTCCAGCCCGAGTCTGAATCCCGGTCCGAATCCCGGTCCGAATCCCGGTCCGAATCCTGGTCCGAATCCTGATCCGAATCCCGTTTTGCAGCCAGCGCCGGAATCGGGGCTGTCCCGGCGGCAACTGCTGGGTGCGGCCGGCGTGCTGGGTGCCGGAGCCTTGTTGCGCGGCGCCCCGTTTGTCCATGCCTCCGAGCCTCCGGTGTTGCGGGTGCTGGGTACCCACGTCACCCTCCGGGAGGCGATCCGCAAAAAGGCCGAAGAGGATCTGGGATTTTCCATCCGTTTTGAGCCGGGGGGGGATGCCCTGGTCCAGCAGAAGGCTTCCGCCCGTCCCCAGGACTTTGATCTGTACGAACAGTGGAGCAACAGCATTCACATTCTGTGGCGTGCCGGTTCCATCCAGCCCATCGAAATCGAACGTCTGCATCGTTGGGACGAAGTCAACAATCTCACCAAAATCGGTCGTCTGACCCCGGAAGCCCGTATTGGACTGGGTGATGCGCCCCATACGCTGCTTTATGTCCAGCCAAATGGCAGGCTGGGGTCCACGCCGGGCAAGGGGATCAGTTTTTTGCCTTATGTCCACAATGTGGACTCCTTTGGCTACGACAGCCGCGTCATTCCCAAGGGGATCGCCTACGAAACCGAAAGCTGGGGATGGCTGCTGGATGACCAGTGGCATGGCAAGGTGGCGGTGATCAATGAACCGACCATCGGCATTTTCGATCTGGCCCTGGCCGCCGAGTCGAAGGGGCTGATGCGGTTCCGGGATATGGGCAACATGACCGAAGACGAGGTGGATCAACTGTTTGAATTGTTGATCGGCCTGAAACGGCGGGGACACTTCAGCGGTTTCTGGACCTCGGTGCCGGAGTCCGCCAGCATGCTGGCCACGGGTCGGGCCGTGGTGGCGAGCATGTTTTCCCCGGCGGTGGCCGACCTCAACGAACAGGGGATTCCCGCTGTCTATGCCGCGCCCAAGGAGGGATATCGGGCCTGGCATGGGGTGATGTGCCTGTCGTCTCGCACCGGGGGACAGCGCAAGGAGATGGCTTATGACTTCATGAACTGGTGGCTCTCCGGCTGGCCGGGGGCTTTTGTTGCCCGTCAGGGTTATTACATCTCCAATCCGGAGCGCTCCCGTCCCTTCATGAGTCCGGCGGAGTGGGACTACTGGTATGAAGGCAAACCGGCCCGGGAGGATCTCACGGGACCGGAAGGCCGCATCTCCGTGCGTCGGGGCATGGTGCGCAACGGCGGCTCGTATTGGCAACGCTTCGCCAATGTGGCGGTTTGGAACACGGTCATGGATACCTATGAGTATTCCTTGCCCCGTTGGCACGAATTTCTGCTCTCCTGA
- a CDS encoding response regulator, protein MPLSRTPEVADPVVTTSKAAQMLGVSQRTIHYWMERGIIKSWKTAGGHCRIPMSSINQLLAKRREQLQDPDLLELTLLLVEDDENLREITKAVVANWGLPVRLVVAEDGYDGLIQAGLHKPEVIIADLMMPAMDGFQMIRALRESSELTRTRIIVVTAMDETQIAAKGGMPEDVEVFQKPTPYDRLKIVVMESLFTHQRNRRTNASNV, encoded by the coding sequence ATGCCATTGTCACGGACACCGGAAGTTGCCGATCCAGTGGTCACCACCTCCAAGGCGGCCCAGATGTTGGGGGTTTCCCAACGAACGATCCACTATTGGATGGAACGGGGAATCATCAAATCCTGGAAAACCGCCGGGGGCCACTGCCGTATCCCCATGAGTTCCATCAACCAACTGCTGGCCAAACGCCGCGAACAACTCCAGGATCCCGATCTTCTGGAACTGACCCTGTTGCTGGTGGAAGACGATGAAAATCTGCGGGAAATCACCAAAGCAGTGGTGGCCAACTGGGGATTGCCGGTGCGACTGGTGGTGGCGGAGGACGGCTACGACGGCCTGATCCAGGCCGGCCTGCACAAACCCGAAGTGATCATCGCCGACCTGATGATGCCGGCCATGGATGGATTCCAGATGATCCGCGCCCTGCGGGAGTCCTCGGAATTGACCCGCACCCGGATCATCGTGGTGACCGCCATGGACGAAACCCAAATCGCCGCCAAAGGCGGCATGCCCGAAGATGTGGAGGTCTTCCAAAAGCCAACCCCCTATGATCGTCTGAAAATCGTGGTCATGGAGTCTCTTTTCACCCATCAACGCAACCGGCGAACCAACGCAAGCAACGTGTAA
- a CDS encoding diguanylate cyclase: protein MLTTRFLRSSFFLSVILVVLIPVHALWVTHPAFRDLLIRFTEENAVRLANRMADSVVFDASTGKPLITNALRADMAQLAKGFQLYKYRLFDAQGSILLSSVEGDVGTINKHDYFHQIVAQGRTHSLTVKKNHPTLEQERFQRDVVETYVPIMRDNHFSGAFELYSDITEWLWAMEWIVSRTSWVLGGMAMVLLLVIVVTRSQVMRRVGLFTHAMAATALGEFQHRLFLSGRDELTDMALNFNRMSDELHKLHWGLQNEKNKLTTIILSAREGIVVTDDQGQVVLVNPAAERLLGKSGEQVQREGFVRVVDDPEFVGRFLEQEGVDMPETLVFNQHVLQFYASTIRNREGERIGSAALMRDITEEKKLEEKLRNQSITDALTTLFNRRHAMDILGIEWQRCQRTGIGFAFALLDVDFFKRFNDEYGHDQGDRVLKAVARSLLLYYRQIDVCCRHGGEEFCVIMPGTTLAGAVLAAERLRQGIERMRIDGLQVTVSIGVTVSDPSMLQHDDVVKRADVALYAAKHGGRNRVVEWNASFEPTGKPCVAPSGECV from the coding sequence ATGTTGACGACGCGTTTTTTGCGTTCGAGTTTTTTTTTGAGCGTGATTCTGGTGGTTTTGATTCCGGTGCATGCCCTTTGGGTCACCCATCCGGCCTTCCGCGATCTGTTGATCCGGTTCACCGAAGAGAATGCCGTGCGGTTGGCCAACCGCATGGCCGATTCGGTGGTGTTTGATGCCTCCACCGGCAAGCCATTGATCACGAATGCGTTGCGGGCCGATATGGCGCAACTCGCCAAAGGGTTTCAGCTTTACAAGTACCGGCTTTTTGATGCCCAGGGATCCATTTTGCTCTCTTCGGTCGAAGGCGATGTGGGTACTATCAACAAACATGATTATTTTCATCAGATTGTCGCCCAGGGGCGCACCCACAGTCTGACCGTGAAAAAGAATCACCCCACCCTGGAACAAGAACGGTTTCAGCGGGATGTGGTGGAGACTTACGTACCCATCATGCGTGACAACCATTTTTCTGGGGCTTTCGAGCTTTATTCCGACATCACCGAATGGCTTTGGGCCATGGAGTGGATTGTGTCCAGAACCTCGTGGGTGCTGGGGGGCATGGCCATGGTGTTGTTGTTGGTCATTGTGGTCACCCGTTCTCAGGTGATGCGCCGTGTGGGTCTGTTCACGCACGCCATGGCCGCAACCGCCTTGGGAGAGTTTCAGCATCGGCTTTTCCTATCCGGACGGGATGAGTTGACCGATATGGCCCTGAATTTCAACCGTATGAGCGATGAGTTGCACAAGCTCCATTGGGGATTGCAAAACGAGAAAAACAAGTTGACCACGATCATCCTGAGTGCCCGGGAGGGGATCGTGGTGACCGATGATCAAGGACAGGTGGTACTGGTCAATCCCGCGGCGGAGCGGTTGCTGGGCAAGTCCGGGGAGCAGGTCCAGCGGGAGGGCTTTGTGCGGGTGGTGGATGATCCGGAGTTCGTGGGCCGCTTCTTGGAACAAGAAGGGGTGGATATGCCCGAAACGCTGGTCTTCAATCAACATGTGCTGCAATTTTATGCCTCCACCATTCGCAACCGGGAGGGGGAGAGGATCGGATCGGCGGCTTTGATGCGGGATATCACCGAGGAAAAGAAGCTCGAAGAGAAATTGCGTAATCAATCCATCACCGATGCCTTGACCACGTTGTTCAACCGTCGCCACGCCATGGATATCCTGGGCATCGAATGGCAACGCTGTCAGCGTACCGGAATCGGATTTGCCTTCGCCTTGTTGGATGTGGATTTTTTCAAGCGGTTCAATGATGAATACGGTCACGACCAGGGCGACCGGGTGTTGAAGGCTGTGGCCAGGAGTCTGCTTTTGTACTATCGGCAGATCGATGTCTGCTGTCGTCACGGAGGGGAGGAGTTTTGCGTCATCATGCCCGGCACCACCCTTGCAGGGGCGGTGCTGGCGGCTGAACGGCTACGGCAGGGGATCGAGAGGATGCGGATCGATGGCCTGCAGGTGACCGTGAGCATCGGGGTGACGGTCAGTGATCCGTCCATGTTGCAGCATGATGATGTGGTGAAACGGGCCGATGTCGCCCTGTATGCGGCCAAGCATGGGGGGCGTAACCGGGTGGTCGAGTGGAACGCATCTTTTGAGCCAACCGGAAAACCATGTGTGGCCCCGTCAGGGGAGTGTGTTTGA
- a CDS encoding response regulator — MRPRILIVDDKPANLKAMRALLTGVAAEILEAGSGNEALGLMLEHELALVLLDVDMPGMDGFEVARTAFKLERTRNLPILFVTAAYKDEFHRLQGYGTGAVDYIEKPVNDVMLHAKVSLFLNLYNARAESERLRQELQVTEERFKLALEGSDDGLWDWDVPSGAVYFSPRLISMLGYGSNDLEPHVRAWERLVHPDDLPGVMLVLDQHMAGRTPFYQTEHRLRTRNGAWLWILDRGKVVARNRNGAPVRMVGTHQDISQRKRMEEEIRQGKERYEELTSRIPVGVYKFRYSTQGAMSFDYVSQPFCTLLGHEREALMKDLSLVFRSAHPDEQEEMIRLNLRVARNKEPFLWIGRFVVSGNTRWLQIQSTPHEELNGDTTWDGVVIDITDRQLLENALRVAKQEADRASRAKSRFLATMSHEIRTPMNTILGMGEMLRESPRLSPRERQFVQIANRAGDALMALINDILDLSKIEAGQLRLEQITFSPEAEIRQAVAITRPGAVGKGIELVCTVDPGLPRHALGDPQRLRQILLNLLGNAVKFTQQGQIVMRANALEGEMAHFSVQDSGIGISEDRLEAIFLPFMQAEDSTTRRFGGTGLGLNICQQLVTHMGGRIWVESRVGVGSVFHFTVRLPNAMPVEEVSAAGGHGPGPETGERVSNPRILLVDDTEDNRLVVGAFLEGGPYQLVEAASGAEALLQVESSRFDLIFMDVMMPDMDGLETTRRIRALEGLRGMKRTPVIALTANAMKEDVEQTLAAGCDQHLSKPLRRGDLLEVLGRYVGHGPSLSSDVPLLAKRPAPLPFPARVVIDPDTLAQLKEETGRGFVRVLEMFLKNLPGRLDALRTAWEMHDSEGLRQVSHKLKGTSSTFGAARFSGLCAELEQLVVREAALALLQDSLNQVLEEGSAVQKQLEAVLREFQLP, encoded by the coding sequence ATGCGACCCCGAATCCTCATCGTTGACGACAAACCGGCCAACCTCAAGGCGATGCGCGCCCTGTTGACCGGTGTGGCCGCCGAGATTCTGGAGGCGGGTTCCGGCAACGAGGCTTTGGGCCTGATGCTGGAACACGAACTGGCGTTGGTGCTTTTGGATGTGGATATGCCGGGCATGGACGGTTTCGAGGTGGCGCGGACCGCTTTCAAGCTGGAGCGGACCCGGAACTTGCCGATCTTGTTCGTGACGGCGGCTTACAAGGATGAATTTCATCGCCTTCAGGGGTATGGGACCGGGGCGGTCGATTACATCGAAAAGCCGGTCAACGATGTGATGTTGCACGCCAAGGTATCTCTTTTTCTCAATTTATACAATGCACGTGCCGAGTCCGAGCGGTTGCGCCAGGAGTTGCAGGTCACCGAGGAGCGGTTCAAGCTCGCTCTGGAAGGCAGCGATGACGGCTTGTGGGATTGGGATGTTCCCTCCGGAGCGGTCTATTTCAGTCCCAGACTCATCAGCATGCTGGGCTACGGGTCGAACGATCTGGAACCCCATGTGCGCGCCTGGGAGCGTTTGGTTCATCCGGATGATCTGCCCGGGGTCATGTTGGTGCTGGATCAGCACATGGCGGGTCGCACGCCATTTTATCAAACCGAACATCGGTTGCGCACCCGCAACGGAGCGTGGTTGTGGATTCTCGACCGGGGCAAGGTGGTGGCCCGCAACCGAAACGGCGCTCCGGTCCGGATGGTTGGCACCCACCAGGATATCTCCCAGCGCAAACGGATGGAAGAGGAGATCCGTCAGGGCAAGGAGCGTTATGAGGAGTTGACCTCACGGATTCCGGTGGGGGTGTACAAATTCCGCTACAGCACCCAGGGGGCCATGTCTTTCGATTATGTCAGCCAGCCTTTCTGCACCCTGCTGGGTCACGAGCGGGAAGCGTTGATGAAGGATCTGTCCCTGGTATTCCGTTCCGCCCACCCGGACGAACAAGAGGAGATGATCCGGCTCAATCTGAGAGTGGCGCGCAACAAGGAGCCTTTTTTGTGGATCGGGCGGTTTGTCGTGTCGGGCAACACCCGTTGGTTGCAGATCCAGTCCACGCCCCACGAGGAGTTGAACGGGGATACCACCTGGGATGGCGTGGTGATCGACATCACCGACCGGCAACTGCTGGAAAACGCCCTGCGGGTGGCCAAGCAGGAGGCGGATCGGGCCAGTCGGGCCAAGAGTCGTTTTCTGGCCACCATGAGCCATGAGATTCGTACCCCCATGAATACCATTCTGGGCATGGGGGAGATGTTGCGGGAGTCTCCCCGTCTTTCACCCCGGGAGCGGCAGTTTGTGCAGATCGCCAATCGGGCCGGGGATGCCCTCATGGCGTTGATCAACGATATTCTGGATTTGTCCAAGATCGAGGCGGGTCAACTGCGTCTGGAACAGATCACCTTTTCCCCGGAGGCGGAGATCCGTCAGGCTGTGGCCATCACCCGTCCCGGGGCCGTGGGCAAGGGGATCGAGTTGGTCTGCACGGTGGATCCCGGCTTGCCGCGCCATGCGTTGGGGGATCCCCAGCGATTGCGTCAGATCCTGTTGAATTTATTAGGTAATGCGGTCAAGTTTACCCAGCAGGGGCAGATCGTGATGCGGGCCAACGCCCTGGAAGGGGAGATGGCCCATTTCAGCGTTCAGGACTCCGGCATCGGCATTTCCGAAGATCGGCTGGAAGCGATCTTTTTGCCGTTCATGCAGGCGGAAGACTCCACCACCCGCCGTTTCGGGGGAACCGGACTGGGGTTGAACATTTGCCAGCAACTGGTGACGCACATGGGCGGGCGGATCTGGGTGGAGAGCCGGGTGGGGGTGGGGAGTGTGTTTCATTTCACGGTGCGCCTGCCCAACGCCATGCCTGTGGAAGAGGTGTCGGCGGCGGGAGGGCATGGCCCGGGTCCGGAGACCGGAGAGCGGGTTTCCAATCCCCGCATCCTGCTGGTGGACGATACCGAGGACAATCGCTTGGTGGTCGGTGCGTTTCTGGAGGGCGGACCGTATCAACTGGTGGAGGCGGCCAGCGGTGCCGAAGCCTTGTTGCAGGTGGAGTCGTCCCGGTTCGATCTGATTTTCATGGACGTGATGATGCCGGACATGGATGGCCTGGAGACCACCCGTCGCATTCGGGCCCTGGAAGGGTTGCGGGGCATGAAACGGACTCCGGTGATCGCCCTGACCGCCAACGCCATGAAAGAAGACGTGGAACAGACCCTGGCCGCCGGTTGTGATCAGCATCTGTCCAAGCCCTTGCGACGCGGGGATCTGCTGGAGGTGTTGGGTCGGTATGTCGGGCATGGGCCGTCGCTCTCCTCCGACGTTCCCCTCCTGGCCAAACGGCCTGCGCCGCTTCCCTTTCCAGCGCGGGTGGTGATCGATCCGGATACCCTGGCCCAGCTCAAGGAGGAGACCGGACGGGGATTCGTGCGCGTCCTGGAGATGTTTCTCAAGAATCTGCCGGGTCGTCTCGATGCGTTGCGCACCGCCTGGGAGATGCACGATTCCGAAGGGTTGCGTCAGGTATCCCACAAGCTCAAGGGCACCTCCAGCACCTTCGGGGCGGCGCGTTTTTCCGGGTTGTGCGCCGAACTGGAGCAACTCGTCGTCCGGGAAGCGGCCCTCGCTTTGCTTCAGGACTCCTTGAACCAAGTGCTGGAAGAGGGCAGCGCGGTTCAAAAACAATTGGAAGCGGTATTGCGTGAATTCCAGCTTCCATGA
- a CDS encoding response regulator, which translates to MARILIIDDDEPFRVHLGMLLRNAGHMVLEVECALHALDKIALDPFDLLMTDIFMPKMDGFELLSTLLRRHPSIRVIAMSGGGSGMTPALALNVARKLGAVEWIRKPFQTSEVLRVVDRALLSTPT; encoded by the coding sequence ATGGCCCGGATTCTGATCATTGACGATGATGAACCCTTTCGGGTCCACCTTGGAATGCTGTTGAGAAATGCCGGTCATATGGTATTGGAGGTCGAGTGCGCTCTACATGCTTTGGACAAGATCGCACTCGATCCTTTCGATTTGCTGATGACCGACATTTTCATGCCGAAGATGGATGGGTTTGAATTGCTCTCCACCTTGCTTCGGAGGCATCCAAGCATCCGGGTGATCGCCATGAGTGGCGGTGGTTCGGGGATGACCCCGGCTTTGGCGCTCAATGTGGCGCGCAAACTCGGGGCGGTCGAATGGATCAGAAAACCGTTTCAAACAAGCGAGGTGCTCCGGGTGGTGGATCGCGCCTTGCTGTCAACTCCAACTTGA
- a CDS encoding response regulator yields the protein MFKPAFRMPRTIGVRIFAGFGVILLIVVAEAVVGKLGFDNAVFYFNRHREANQVVREILELERNVLELQRGVLAYTYSGYAGVAARVKEQRQLLTTQMTRARELIHDPARLAILDRMDAHLGIYSDSFSSAIEERTLRDEMAFSQMARIGDSTVEILSRLSEERRSLPDPEGSLLSSRLQEKLLYAQRDALRFLIKPNSRLVRENLEQLPRIERLLTQLGTHLGQGGPDTEIVQALQTGIARFDQAFNGMVQATRAYMHLVYVVMGGEAAEIAYLARELKDYTLRDQAQAEADMTTAIVQSQTIARWVSFGALLLGLYLAWRISRDISNPIRAMTLTLQHLARGRMDAEIPGTGRSDEIGTMALAAHVFKEKAHELANASRYKSEFLANMSHELRTPLNSLLILAKMLAKNEEGNLTRGQVDSAQVIHESGSDLLRLINDILDLSKVEAGRMEVLWENRGFESFLRSIERLFRPVAEQKGLAFRCDIEPGMPTELRSDWAKVEQVIRNFLSNAFKFTAQGHVRVQVTRPRVGTVFLNPGLSVDNCVAIAVNDSGIGIPEDKQEQIFEAFRQVDGTTSRQYGGTGLGLSISRKFAELIGGEIRVESHLGQGSTFSLLIPTLPPESLDPRFRHALVSPEGENDVTASESTFRDPTRILLIVDDDSRNLFALRQLLESRVGAIHTARNGRDAIEMLEAHPDVDLVLMDIMMPEMDGLEAMRQIRLQSRFSRLPMLALTAKVMPGDRDQCLEAGASDYLSKPVEPFKLFSALSDWLGTPKPVSILRPRGGESPESGEEPPSGEPLREVLAVTVLIVDPDMRSTFSLAQVLEKRVGRILVARDEGKALEMLEREPAINLIFMDSQIFQAGGLEALCAVRQRETTRALTVIVLLADSQPDAVVSSILQAGVDDCLIKPVAPDVLLRILNQWRPQGNPLDPDPCNTPESVS from the coding sequence ATGTTCAAACCCGCATTTCGCATGCCACGCACCATCGGGGTGCGGATTTTCGCCGGATTCGGCGTGATCCTCCTGATTGTGGTGGCGGAGGCGGTGGTCGGCAAGCTGGGATTCGATAACGCGGTCTTCTATTTCAACCGGCATCGGGAAGCCAACCAGGTGGTGCGGGAGATCCTGGAACTGGAACGCAATGTTTTGGAGTTGCAACGGGGGGTGCTGGCCTACACCTATTCGGGTTACGCCGGTGTGGCGGCCCGGGTCAAGGAGCAGCGTCAACTGTTGACCACCCAGATGACCCGGGCCAGGGAGTTGATTCACGATCCGGCGCGTCTGGCGATTCTGGATCGCATGGATGCCCATCTGGGGATCTATTCCGACAGCTTCAGCTCCGCCATCGAGGAGCGCACCCTGCGGGATGAAATGGCTTTTTCCCAGATGGCCCGGATTGGCGACAGTACCGTGGAGATTCTGTCACGTCTGAGCGAGGAACGGCGCTCTCTGCCGGATCCGGAAGGATCGTTGCTCTCCAGTCGTTTGCAGGAGAAACTGCTCTACGCCCAACGGGACGCGCTGCGTTTTTTGATCAAACCCAACTCCCGGTTGGTGCGGGAGAATCTGGAACAACTGCCCCGCATCGAACGACTGCTGACCCAACTGGGAACCCACCTGGGGCAGGGCGGTCCCGACACGGAAATCGTCCAGGCGCTCCAGACCGGGATCGCCCGTTTCGATCAGGCTTTCAATGGCATGGTGCAGGCCACCCGCGCCTACATGCATCTGGTCTATGTGGTCATGGGGGGCGAGGCGGCGGAGATCGCCTATCTGGCCCGGGAGCTCAAGGATTATACCTTGCGGGATCAGGCCCAAGCCGAAGCGGACATGACCACGGCCATCGTGCAATCCCAGACCATCGCCCGTTGGGTCTCTTTCGGGGCCTTGCTGCTTGGTCTTTATCTCGCATGGCGGATCAGCCGGGACATCTCGAATCCCATCCGCGCCATGACCCTCACTTTGCAACATTTGGCCCGAGGGCGCATGGATGCGGAAATTCCCGGCACGGGCCGCTCCGACGAAATCGGCACCATGGCCCTGGCGGCCCACGTCTTCAAGGAAAAAGCCCACGAACTGGCCAATGCCAGCCGCTATAAATCCGAATTTTTGGCCAACATGTCCCACGAGTTGCGCACGCCCCTCAACAGTTTGTTGATTCTGGCCAAGATGTTGGCCAAAAACGAAGAGGGCAATCTGACCCGGGGGCAGGTGGATTCGGCCCAGGTGATCCACGAAAGCGGCAGCGATCTGCTGCGTCTGATCAACGATATCCTGGATCTTTCCAAGGTGGAGGCCGGGCGCATGGAGGTGCTTTGGGAAAACCGGGGATTCGAGTCGTTTTTACGGAGCATCGAACGGCTGTTCCGTCCGGTGGCCGAGCAGAAAGGCCTTGCCTTCCGGTGCGACATCGAGCCGGGAATGCCCACCGAACTGCGCAGCGATTGGGCCAAGGTGGAACAGGTGATCCGCAATTTTCTTTCCAACGCCTTCAAGTTCACGGCTCAGGGTCATGTTCGGGTGCAGGTGACTCGGCCCCGGGTGGGCACGGTGTTTCTCAATCCCGGACTCTCCGTGGACAACTGCGTGGCCATTGCGGTGAATGACTCCGGAATCGGCATTCCGGAGGACAAGCAGGAGCAGATCTTTGAGGCGTTCCGGCAGGTGGATGGCACCACCAGTCGCCAATATGGTGGCACCGGATTGGGGCTTTCCATCTCCCGCAAGTTCGCGGAGTTGATCGGCGGCGAGATCCGGGTGGAAAGCCATTTGGGGCAGGGGTCCACGTTTTCGCTGCTGATTCCCACCCTGCCCCCGGAATCTCTGGATCCACGATTCCGCCATGCCCTGGTGTCCCCGGAGGGGGAAAACGACGTCACCGCGTCGGAGTCCACCTTCCGGGATCCGACCCGTATCCTGTTGATCGTGGATGACGATTCGCGCAATCTTTTTGCGTTGCGGCAGTTGCTCGAAAGTCGGGTGGGGGCCATCCACACCGCCCGCAACGGACGGGATGCCATCGAGATGTTGGAAGCCCATCCCGATGTGGATCTGGTGTTGATGGACATCATGATGCCGGAGATGGATGGTCTGGAGGCCATGCGTCAGATTCGTTTGCAGAGCCGGTTCAGTCGTCTGCCCATGCTGGCCTTGACCGCCAAGGTCATGCCTGGGGATCGGGATCAGTGCCTGGAGGCGGGTGCCAGCGACTATCTGTCCAAACCGGTGGAGCCGTTCAAGTTGTTCAGCGCCTTGTCCGACTGGCTGGGTACGCCCAAGCCGGTTTCCATCCTGCGGCCCCGTGGCGGGGAGTCGCCCGAATCGGGAGAGGAACCACCGTCCGGTGAGCCTCTCCGGGAGGTGCTTGCCGTCACGGTGCTGATCGTGGATCCGGATATGCGCAGTACCTTCAGTCTGGCCCAGGTGCTGGAAAAAAGAGTCGGACGGATTCTGGTGGCGCGGGATGAGGGCAAGGCCCTGGAGATGCTGGAGCGGGAACCGGCCATCAATCTGATTTTCATGGACAGCCAAATTTTCCAGGCTGGAGGTTTGGAAGCTTTGTGCGCCGTGCGACAGCGTGAAACAACCCGTGCGCTGACGGTCATTGTCTTGCTCGCCGACAGTCAGCCCGACGCTGTTGTCTCTTCGATCCTACAGGCGGGAGTCGATGATTGCCTTATCAAACCCGTGGCTCCGGACGTTTTGCTGCGGATTTTGAATCAATGGCGTCCGCAGGGCAATCCGCTTGATCCGGATCCGTGCAATACGCCCGAATCGGTGTCATGA